TGTTGCTCGAGACGGAGGCGGACGATGAGGAGGAGCTCGTCGTCCGCATCACACTGCCACGACTTCGATGGTCCCCACAGCTTCGATGACACACCTCACGCCGACACATACACAGAGGGCCATAATTGCAACGGCGACTGCAAGGGACCAACGCAGAAGTGGTGATGTCTCAGTGTCGCTCTTCGCTTCCATTTTAGTTTTTAGTTAATTTGGTTTTTATCTATGCTGCGACGATGAACTATATCTTTTGATCCGATGAACCGTGTTTATATGCTCGTATGGAATTTAGGTTGAACTATGTTTATCTATATGTGTATATGATCGACATTTGTAGTTTCTCACGTTGCATGGATAGCACGGTTTTGCAGGGTCAGATTTGAGATACCCGATTGTGGACGCGGCCATACGAGGGCTGACCGGCCACTGTCTGCGGATGCATCTGTGGACGTTTAGGGGCTGGTTTTGCTATATCCAGCTGTAGAAGCTCTAATGGATGATTTTGTATAGACTTTGCTTCATTTCAATGAAAAATGGAATATGACGTGATGCCTTCATTCTAAAAAGATACCAGCAAAAATCCCTCTGCTGTAAGAGAACAACAACATGTTTCCTACAGTTTCATCCTGTAGTTCTGTACACTATGACTATCCGGCATCGTTTGAGATTTCGTGTCGTTTCATTACTCGGCATCCATTAGCCTGCACACCCTGCCTTCTCGCAGCCCGACCAGAACGCCCGGAGCTCTTGGGCCAGCTCCTCCTCCCTGCCGAACACCACCGTCCGGTGGTCGCGCCCGCCGACGATACGCAGCTCCGCGTGCGGGAGCTTCGACTTCAGGTGGCGGCTGCTGCACTCGACCGGGACCACCTGGTCTGCGTCGCCATGGACGACCCTCACCGgcacccccgccgccgccagcgcctccAGGTTCCGGTCCTGCGCCCTCGCCCCGCCGCAGATCACGTTGTGCATCGTGTGCCACGCCGAGTGGTGCGTGTGCCTCGTCAGGTCCCTCACCACGATGTCCACGCCGCTGCACGCACCAACATTAAGTACTACATGCATGAGCAAAATGGCAGAGATCCAGGCAAGTGTGTCCCTGTTCATGTCTGAGCTCTGGATTAATCGTGATTGATTTGATCGGATCACTTACCTTGTGCGCGTGAGGATCTTGATCAGCCACTCCCAAAACCGGTGGTTCTTGCAGACGACGAAGCAGATGGTCCTCCCGATGTGCTCGTACCAAGACATCACCGCCGAGCCGAACAGCAATGGCGGCCAGAGCTTCTTCTCCGCGAGCCTGCGCAGCGCCACCTGGCTCGCCCTCTCCTCGCACGGCAGGAAGTACGGCTGCAACCAACACGACGCGATCGATCCATTAATCAGAAAGTACATCTCAGAATAATGCAGATCGAGCTCTGATCGAGTGCGCGGCGTGCGTACCGGCGCGACGAGCGTGACCGATTTGACCCGCGCCGGGTGCTTGGCGGCCAGGGCGATGGCGACGGTGCAGCCCATCGAGTGGCTGACGAGGTGGAACGAGCCCAGGTGGAGCGGATCGATGAGGCTCCGCTCGATGGCCTCGACGTGGTCCCGCAGCGTGTACGCGCAGTTCGCCGGCTTGGGGCTGTCGCCGAAGCCGAGGAGATCCACGGCGATCAGCCTGCGGTGGTTCGCGGCGGCGGGTTCGGGGAATACGGTCTGCGcccagaaggaggaggaggacgtgaaGCCGTGGATGAAGATGGCGTCGTCTCCGCGACCACTCTCGCTTCGCGTCTCCTCTGCACCTGTGAAGTCGCGGGCGTTAATGTCGTCGTCACGCACGGCATGGCAGATCGAGCACACGTACCTTTCTTGGGCGCCGTCGGCTCCTGCAGGACGAAGTGCAGCCGGTCGCCGCCGTTGCTCCGCCACGCGCCGCACTTCCCGCAGCCGCAGTCGGACCACCTCGGGCTCCGGGCCTTCGCCGGCGACGCGTCCTCCTTCCTCCTCGTCCCCCCGCCGACCGCCCCGAGGAGCCGCAGCAGCGCGTCCCGGCACGCGCTCCTCCGGACGTACAATGTGTCGGACaccccgtcggcctcctcctcccccaccgCCGGGGCCTTTCCCCGGCTCCGGTGGCAGTAGCAGCCGAGCGGGATCTCCTCCAGGAAGCCGTCGAGGACGCCGTAGACGAGGCAGAGGAGCACGTCGACGACGTCCAGGGCCGCGAACACGGCGGCCGcgagcgccgccatggccgcccTCGGCCATTCCGCGGGGCACGGCACGAGATCTGCTAGCGCGGCCATCGTGAGCCCGTGATCGACCGCAGGGCGGTGGGTGGCGCGAGGGGCTTAAGTGGATGCTAGTCGTGCGGCTGGAAACGCGCGGCGCTTGTGCGCGCCGCTGCTCCACGTCGCGGCGTTGGCGCGTGTGCCGGGCCCGGGACCAAATCCCCGCGCGTTTTGGCGCACTGGTCCTGCCGTGCCGGCGGCTTGCCGTTTGGTCGTCGCGCGCGTGGCTGTTTCTTCCCTCGACGGCGACGGGTCTCCGGAACGTTCACGTGTGCACGGCAGTCGGCGCCGATTCACCGGAAACTTTTCTAGATTCTGTGAAAGTTCAGCCGTCCCGCGTCAACATCCCGTGGGATCGGAGGGCGCGCGTGCTTTACCGCGGCGCGGGCCACGAAGGTTCTGGTGCCACCTACGACGAGGACGACACGGCAGAGCGGAGCAGCATCTCCATCCTTGGATTCCTCGACGGCGACGTGCGTGCGCTCGTGCATACATGGCCATGAAAACAACACGACTAATCTCGGCCATCGATTCAACGACGTGAATTGCTTCAATGGCAAGCGTTCGTGCTCGTGCATGAAGGTTCTAGATACATATGTGTAGAGAGCAAAATCATATTGATTCTCAAAAAATAAAACGTGAATGTTACTCAAGTAATTAACATCCAACCCAGTTTTAATGTGCAATTGATGGTATCTTGGCTAATACTCCCCTCGTCCCAAACTTTGCTCTAGATTTGTCTAGACCAAAAAGTTTGCTTTAGATTGTCTAAATATGAATGTATATAGAAACGTTTTAGTGTTACATTCATCCATTTGTAGTTAAATCTAAGACAAACTTTTTGAAACGGAGGTAATATGTATTAACATGCAATTAACCCCCtacctaatactccctccgtcccaaaattcttgtcttaaatttgtctagatacggatgtatcaaatactaaaacgtgacttgatacatccgtatctagacaaatctaagacaagaattttgggacggagggagtatgatgcatTGCAGTTATACACTTAGGCTGCTTGTAATggatagtatcataagttagtatcatgcatatgatactagctTTTTTTCGACAcaatgcatatgatactagtgtatgatactgcCTCCTTAATGCATACTATCACATATTAATATCATACTAGCAAAACAGCCTGTGCGTTGCAACAGTTGAAAAAACAAATCATAATCTTCAATATGGCCATGACCACATTTTGCTGCATAACCGAGATGCACTATCACTCTTATTTTCataaaatcatgaacaatttttgaaaatcatgaatatttttttaaactcATGACTTGAAATCAtgtacatttttcaaattcatgaagatttttacagatttttgaacactttttaaaattatGTAATTTTGTGATTTCATGAATATTTTATACTATtatcaaacatttttttgaaagtaGTGAACATTTCTAAAAACATTATTATTGAATAGCCGAACATTTCTAGAATCGAAGAACATTTTTTGgggaaattttttggtggaaccATTTTGGAAATTCACCCTGTTTTTTGATTCAATGAATATTTcttgaaatgcatgatcatttttctGAATAAGCGACATTTATGAATCAATAAACTATTTTAGAATTTTAGGatatttttcaattcatgaacattttttgaattggagAATTTTATTCAATTTcataaacattttttaatacatgaactttttctaaaattaATGAGTAATTTTTATTTCCCGGACATTTCTTTTCAAAATTCTgcacattttttcaaatttttgaatattttctgaatccacaaacatttatgaattattaaacattttatttcaaatttctcattttt
This region of Triticum aestivum cultivar Chinese Spring chromosome 2D, IWGSC CS RefSeq v2.1, whole genome shotgun sequence genomic DNA includes:
- the LOC123048668 gene encoding probable lysophospholipase BODYGUARD 4 — encoded protein: MAALADLVPCPAEWPRAAMAALAAAVFAALDVVDVLLCLVYGVLDGFLEEIPLGCYCHRSRGKAPAVGEEEADGVSDTLYVRRSACRDALLRLLGAVGGGTRRKEDASPAKARSPRWSDCGCGKCGAWRSNGGDRLHFVLQEPTAPKKGAEETRSESGRGDDAIFIHGFTSSSSFWAQTVFPEPAAANHRRLIAVDLLGFGDSPKPANCAYTLRDHVEAIERSLIDPLHLGSFHLVSHSMGCTVAIALAAKHPARVKSVTLVAPPYFLPCEERASQVALRRLAEKKLWPPLLFGSAVMSWYEHIGRTICFVVCKNHRFWEWLIKILTRTSGVDIVVRDLTRHTHHSAWHTMHNVICGGARAQDRNLEALAAAGVPVRVVHGDADQVVPVECSSRHLKSKLPHAELRIVGGRDHRTVVFGREEELAQELRAFWSGCEKAGCAG